A region from the Bacteroidetes Order II. bacterium genome encodes:
- a CDS encoding long-chain fatty acid--CoA ligase — MGKAIVSFNSVPEMFFRLAEHYANAPQPALSFKNKQKKTWEDISWPELRANIEAVAAYLYHKGVRKGDRVAILSENRPEWTITDAATQLLGGINVSLYTTLPASEVAYILKDSGSKVFLVSTGIQLRKAEDVFEDCPELKEVISMTVPKKTIEYVSTWADVVAQGKTLWPQYSNEIMAIMQGLTPNDISALIYTSGTTGNPKGVMLTHENFCSQVEACLPKIEILEGDLHLSFLPLSHSFEQTAGYHALLAAGGRVAYAESVEAVINNLSEVHPTVLISVPRVFERAYNVIMKNVEEGSPTKKKIFAWALATGQKVADARGAGKKPNPILAAQYTLATKLVFSKIHQRFGGRVRFAISGGAALPAPIGNFFNAAGIPVIEGYGLTETAPVLSINPMNSPRYGTVGHVIPGVTVAIQRLSDNKIIGALTGEDYPSNLTTEEGEIICKGPNIMKGYWNNEKATSEVIDADGWFHTGDVGKFEDGYLRITDRIKHMLVSKGGKNIYPGPIEDRFKTNQLVDQIIVIGEAREFLTALVVPNMENLSAWAKNNGVSVAQPSSLITHKAVQDEFTKTFREYSKKAASHEKIRDFRFIEEPFSVENGMMTPTLKLKRKIIEQRYTDLIDQMYQDV; from the coding sequence ATGGGAAAAGCTATCGTATCCTTCAACTCTGTGCCGGAAATGTTCTTCCGACTTGCCGAGCATTATGCCAACGCTCCTCAGCCTGCCTTGAGCTTTAAGAACAAGCAGAAGAAAACATGGGAAGACATTAGCTGGCCGGAACTGCGCGCAAACATTGAGGCCGTAGCGGCCTATTTATATCACAAAGGCGTCCGAAAAGGTGACCGTGTGGCCATCCTTTCGGAAAACCGACCGGAGTGGACCATCACCGATGCAGCTACACAACTACTGGGCGGAATTAATGTCTCTTTATATACCACACTTCCAGCTTCCGAGGTGGCATACATCCTTAAAGATTCTGGCAGTAAAGTCTTTCTGGTTTCCACTGGTATTCAGCTAAGGAAAGCAGAAGACGTTTTTGAGGATTGTCCGGAGCTAAAAGAAGTTATTTCCATGACCGTTCCTAAAAAAACCATCGAGTATGTCTCGACATGGGCCGATGTAGTTGCGCAGGGAAAGACGCTTTGGCCCCAATACAGCAACGAAATAATGGCCATCATGCAAGGGCTTACCCCCAATGATATTTCTGCATTAATCTATACTTCCGGAACGACCGGAAACCCTAAAGGGGTTATGCTTACACACGAAAATTTTTGTTCCCAAGTAGAAGCTTGTTTACCTAAAATCGAAATTCTGGAAGGAGATCTTCATCTTTCGTTTTTACCGCTCTCCCACTCTTTTGAACAAACAGCAGGATACCATGCTCTTTTAGCCGCTGGTGGAAGAGTGGCCTATGCTGAAAGCGTAGAGGCCGTCATTAATAACCTATCAGAAGTACATCCTACGGTCCTGATCTCGGTACCACGTGTTTTTGAACGGGCCTACAACGTAATCATGAAAAATGTGGAGGAAGGCTCGCCAACCAAAAAGAAAATCTTCGCATGGGCGTTGGCAACGGGCCAAAAAGTAGCCGATGCCCGTGGTGCAGGCAAAAAACCCAATCCGATATTGGCTGCCCAATATACCTTAGCCACCAAATTAGTCTTTTCCAAGATACACCAACGTTTTGGCGGACGTGTTCGGTTTGCCATTTCGGGCGGTGCAGCGCTTCCGGCACCAATTGGTAATTTCTTTAATGCTGCGGGCATTCCGGTTATTGAAGGCTATGGACTCACTGAAACAGCACCTGTTCTGAGCATTAACCCGATGAACAGCCCACGATACGGCACCGTCGGGCATGTAATCCCAGGAGTTACCGTGGCTATTCAACGGCTCTCGGATAACAAAATTATTGGGGCGCTTACCGGAGAAGATTATCCCAGTAACCTTACAACCGAAGAAGGTGAGATCATCTGTAAAGGCCCTAATATTATGAAAGGTTATTGGAACAACGAAAAAGCAACAAGTGAAGTTATTGATGCCGACGGTTGGTTCCATACGGGCGACGTAGGTAAGTTCGAAGACGGGTATTTGCGCATTACCGACCGAATCAAACACATGCTCGTATCCAAAGGCGGCAAAAACATATACCCCGGCCCCATCGAAGACCGATTTAAGACCAACCAATTGGTAGATCAAATTATTGTCATTGGCGAAGCCCGGGAATTCCTAACGGCCTTGGTGGTTCCGAATATGGAAAATCTTTCCGCTTGGGCTAAGAACAATGGCGTATCGGTAGCACAACCCTCCAGCCTGATTACCCACAAAGCCGTTCAGGATGAGTTTACCAAAACGTTCCGTGAATACTCAAAAAAGGCCGCTTCGCATGAAAAAATTCGAGACTTTCGCTTTATAGAAGAGCCGTTTAGTGTGGAAAACGGCATGATGACGCCTACGCTCAAATTGAAGCGAAAAATCATTGAACAGCGTTATACCGACCTAATAGACCAAATGTATCAGGATGTATAA
- a CDS encoding TldD/PmbA family protein, which yields MGNEEVFHEKTTYLQHVWHQNHLQTSQVIHRGTAIRRFQNDFLVTSAILPQNPPFDPFPAPSPELVPFLNVIAETAYFASPQVRSLKIEHLSRSREIDLKTPEGFRGHYFHTFNELRLTLNCRVHNALCTGHATNGSSSQDTFFEPSVDHLVQAALTNALHQTTAEVPARGEMPVVMSSGWNGIWLHEAIGHPSEADVWQQYPFLGDPDGRKIAPETVNVIDHPTLEGARVFLPFDDEGSQTNPVFLIRSGCFEGLLTDRKTAFQTKRLGMARARRSSFLHPPMPRMSNLCLLPGDNAPRDLLMGIREGIYVQTAGTAVFNPKRRMVQVFVKTGFKIQDGKLTTPLAGFWVGGPPHKMLRAIEALGNDFKLETGRGHCEKKEQIVPISVGQPSVRFSSLWVGP from the coding sequence ATGGGCAATGAAGAGGTCTTTCACGAAAAAACGACCTACTTGCAGCACGTTTGGCATCAGAATCACCTTCAGACTTCGCAAGTAATCCATCGCGGGACGGCAATCCGTAGGTTTCAAAATGATTTTTTGGTTACGTCTGCGATATTGCCCCAAAACCCTCCCTTTGATCCATTTCCAGCACCCTCGCCAGAACTGGTTCCGTTCCTGAATGTGATTGCAGAAACCGCCTATTTTGCCTCCCCACAAGTCCGAAGCCTCAAAATAGAGCATCTCTCCAGAAGCCGCGAGATTGATCTTAAGACCCCCGAAGGTTTTCGTGGCCATTATTTCCATACCTTTAATGAGCTTAGGCTTACGCTTAATTGTCGGGTTCACAATGCCCTATGCACTGGCCACGCCACCAACGGTAGCAGCAGCCAAGATACTTTTTTTGAACCTTCGGTAGATCACCTTGTACAGGCAGCACTAACCAATGCCCTCCATCAGACAACTGCGGAGGTACCAGCAAGAGGCGAAATGCCGGTCGTCATGTCGTCTGGATGGAACGGTATTTGGCTTCACGAAGCCATCGGACATCCCTCAGAAGCCGATGTTTGGCAACAATACCCGTTTTTGGGAGACCCTGATGGCCGGAAAATTGCTCCTGAGACGGTGAACGTTATAGACCACCCTACTTTGGAAGGAGCTAGGGTATTTTTACCCTTTGATGACGAGGGTAGCCAGACAAATCCGGTTTTTTTGATCCGTAGTGGATGCTTTGAAGGCCTGCTCACCGATCGAAAAACGGCATTTCAAACAAAACGCCTCGGCATGGCGCGTGCTCGGCGAAGCTCTTTCCTGCACCCTCCTATGCCAAGGATGAGTAATTTGTGTTTGCTTCCGGGAGACAATGCCCCAAGAGACCTATTGATGGGTATTAGAGAAGGCATTTACGTACAAACTGCAGGTACAGCGGTCTTTAACCCGAAACGCCGTATGGTTCAGGTATTTGTAAAGACAGGATTTAAGATACAAGATGGAAAACTCACGACTCCTCTTGCTGGTTTTTGGGTTGGAGGGCCTCCCCACAAGATGCTGAGGGCCATCGAAGCATTGGGGAATGATTTTAAGTTAGAAACCGGGCGCGGCCATTGCGAAAAAAAAGAACAGATTGTTCCAATCTCGGTGGGACAACCATCGGTTAGGTTTTCCTCTTTGTGGGTAGGGCCTTAA
- a CDS encoding T9SS type A sorting domain-containing protein, which translates to MNRIKRIYSFHVLGILWSLGITSLAWAQPKAPANLVVTPLSETGIQLNWRPESTGTSFFLIERQLNFGNWEILSARPSGQTNSHIDTGLAKGAYYCYRMYAEGISGRSIASDMACALTGKQVEGTPILANIALTDPVTIAIAWAVNQAESYRFRVQRRTPTGGWQTIAEELEKTVWSNTDLDELATYCYRVQGYRLGTTSDFSAEACQTTFVLTPLPVKDLILSNDSTHPDQALKADWKQGDLFRNVVFEVQIRRSGTEWGPIQLVAAPSLLLNNLPNLTQYELRVRARRTVGSISLNSDWVTSGSVSTWLAIWPGDTDGDGQVGPADITRLTSNTVYGKRTPFSGTPVPLTLVWEKFSVNPGSSTDLAALRADANRDGVVDVYDIFPVIANYGRSITGSQQTSAIARITEDHQAELIRRLGAMLLEEEASAMVVNDLKNLLEAWEATAHEETKTIAPTTTALLPNYPNPFSETTNLSWQLAEASSVKIRIIDLLGREQVLVNDSSYPVGTHEITWQPQNLPSGTYFLVFEAKNYHAVRSVQKVR; encoded by the coding sequence GTGAATCGCATAAAACGAATATATTCCTTCCATGTATTGGGCATCTTGTGGAGTTTAGGAATAACGAGTTTGGCTTGGGCACAACCCAAAGCACCTGCAAACCTTGTTGTCACGCCTTTAAGCGAAACGGGTATTCAGCTAAACTGGCGGCCCGAAAGCACAGGAACTTCCTTTTTTTTGATAGAACGTCAGTTGAATTTCGGAAACTGGGAAATCCTCTCGGCAAGACCCTCCGGACAAACCAATAGCCATATAGATACAGGCTTGGCCAAGGGAGCTTATTATTGCTATAGAATGTACGCAGAAGGTATCTCTGGTAGGTCTATTGCCTCCGATATGGCATGTGCATTGACCGGAAAACAGGTGGAAGGGACTCCTATTTTGGCCAACATCGCATTGACCGATCCGGTGACCATTGCCATTGCGTGGGCTGTTAACCAAGCTGAAAGCTATCGCTTCCGGGTACAACGGCGAACGCCTACTGGCGGATGGCAAACCATCGCCGAAGAATTGGAAAAAACGGTATGGAGCAATACCGATTTAGACGAATTAGCCACCTATTGTTACCGGGTACAAGGGTATAGACTTGGCACCACCTCCGATTTTAGCGCCGAGGCTTGCCAAACTACTTTTGTACTCACACCCCTTCCGGTAAAAGACCTGATTCTCTCGAACGATTCCACACACCCAGATCAGGCTTTGAAGGCTGATTGGAAACAAGGGGATTTGTTCCGAAATGTAGTTTTTGAAGTCCAAATCCGTCGTTCAGGAACCGAATGGGGGCCGATACAATTGGTCGCTGCCCCTTCCCTTTTGCTAAATAATTTACCCAACCTGACACAATATGAACTCAGGGTGCGGGCACGAAGAACGGTTGGGAGCATCTCCTTAAACTCCGATTGGGTGACATCCGGTTCGGTCAGCACTTGGCTGGCGATTTGGCCAGGGGATACCGATGGCGATGGACAAGTAGGCCCGGCAGACATCACCCGGCTCACGAGTAATACTGTTTATGGGAAACGTACCCCCTTTTCCGGAACCCCCGTTCCCCTCACCTTGGTCTGGGAAAAATTCAGCGTCAATCCTGGAAGTAGTACCGATCTTGCTGCGCTCAGGGCCGATGCAAACCGTGACGGCGTGGTGGATGTATATGATATTTTTCCAGTTATTGCAAATTATGGCCGAAGCATAACTGGAAGTCAACAGACCAGCGCAATAGCCCGCATCACAGAAGACCATCAGGCTGAACTGATTCGTCGGCTGGGAGCGATGCTACTGGAAGAAGAGGCATCGGCTATGGTAGTAAACGATTTAAAAAACCTTCTCGAGGCATGGGAAGCCACTGCCCATGAAGAAACAAAAACGATTGCCCCAACAACGACAGCCCTCTTACCCAATTACCCCAATCCATTTTCCGAAACCACCAACCTAAGTTGGCAATTAGCCGAGGCATCATCGGTAAAAATTCGGATCATAGACTTGCTGGGACGAGAGCAGGTATTGGTGAATGACTCCTCCTACCCTGTAGGTACTCACGAAATAACTTGGCAACCACAAAACCTGCCGTCGGGAACCTATTTTTTGGTATTCGAGGCCAAGAACTACCACGCTGTACGTTCGGTTCAAAAAGTACGTTAA
- a CDS encoding peptidylprolyl isomerase: MLYRFIALFLLIGLASGCKQEKYPKADQDESDQYFRQSGDFAGSHILVSYKGAERATATRAKEEARKTANAILNALKTDPSKFEEFAQKNSDDKNAAARKGDLGSWPVGAMVPDFELAVRQTGIGKIHPKVVETPFGFHIIRRNSLRTKFVGGTAILLGYKTPETPQFTRSKAAAEARAAEIKKQLNAANFDALATKFNDFEKKATYWKPFTRLDQNNSEEIMPLFESLKYGEVGGPIDLKGVIGFFKRDKMVLVTAAHLLVSWKGATPVPATGANPTIRTVSRSKEEARALVNQLVTQLRQNPNQFETLVSTSSDDVITMKTGGQLGTWFLGGGLPAFDEVIKKVPEGQVFATPIETEYGFHILRRMKVPEMAFKD, from the coding sequence ATGTTGTATCGTTTTATTGCCCTGTTCCTGCTGATTGGCTTAGCTTCCGGATGTAAACAGGAAAAATACCCAAAGGCCGATCAGGATGAATCTGACCAATATTTCCGACAATCAGGAGACTTTGCCGGAAGCCATATTTTGGTATCATACAAAGGGGCCGAGCGCGCAACCGCCACCCGCGCTAAAGAAGAGGCCCGGAAAACCGCCAATGCCATTCTAAATGCGCTAAAAACAGACCCAAGCAAATTTGAGGAGTTTGCCCAAAAAAACTCGGACGATAAAAATGCTGCTGCCAGAAAAGGGGATTTGGGTTCTTGGCCTGTGGGTGCGATGGTTCCCGATTTTGAGCTCGCGGTACGTCAGACGGGTATTGGCAAGATTCATCCCAAAGTGGTCGAAACGCCTTTTGGCTTTCATATTATTCGCCGGAACTCGCTGCGCACCAAATTTGTGGGTGGGACGGCCATTCTACTGGGTTACAAAACACCTGAAACACCTCAGTTTACCCGTTCCAAAGCGGCAGCCGAAGCACGCGCTGCCGAAATCAAAAAACAATTAAATGCGGCAAACTTTGATGCACTCGCCACGAAGTTTAACGACTTCGAGAAAAAGGCGACGTATTGGAAGCCTTTTACACGACTCGACCAAAACAACAGCGAAGAGATTATGCCCCTCTTCGAGTCACTTAAATACGGTGAAGTAGGCGGGCCTATAGATTTAAAAGGGGTTATTGGTTTTTTCAAGCGCGATAAAATGGTGTTGGTAACGGCTGCACATTTGCTCGTTTCTTGGAAAGGTGCAACCCCCGTACCTGCAACGGGCGCAAACCCGACCATCCGAACCGTAAGTCGGTCGAAAGAGGAGGCCCGAGCTTTGGTGAACCAACTTGTTACACAACTCCGCCAAAATCCCAACCAATTTGAAACACTTGTTTCAACCAGCAGCGATGACGTCATTACCATGAAAACAGGTGGGCAACTGGGTACTTGGTTTTTGGGTGGTGGCTTGCCCGCATTCGATGAAGTCATCAAGAAGGTGCCAGAGGGACAAGTGTTTGCAACCCCGATCGAGACCGAGTATGGATTTCATATCCTGCGCCGGATGAAAGTTCCGGAAATGGCCTTTAAAGACTAA
- a CDS encoding serine/threonine protein kinase, with protein sequence MSTIQLNLSDRLSPGTCVGRFVVGQWLASGGTADIYGCYPTSDAPPSSTEAYRYVIKLFRFQGDAEQYDRRVRLFEKEVSTLRGLAGNIHIINVLEHGEYVTKTNTTGRPFCVLPLMSGGTLTSLVHHTQLTADQTVNIALGLVDALQFAHQRAILHCDIKPDNVMLDDSLNPIWIDFGIAKEIDTRTDVVSVMSEVGNVAVGTAPYMSPEHFAGRHALCPQSDLWSMGVLMVRMLTRTYPFGMHFEQVRQRTLIQRWETLGQLPAFKDSGLPVDISNEMQAVLLKCLQVELEDRYQTAVELKADLLALQQHRVPSYALPEQAAIAETESMTMEVTMPLEPDQGASRLTEKETPQGKKILRWLGLGLLIMGASFGSAMMANRFFGNSPSELNNTQTGEPKSTSMNPLRPDQASNDTALLAHRNVPQGNPATTPRMDPGNLVRIAPTNPPVLDSGTNAGQPAKGPIHSSPQTNASPQTPEKVMVTFVPNVNYDASKSVINHKSYNPSMGMVKPFEYYIGQTVEWSIVGNGEFAGKVCTGREVLTGNRSSKIFWTQSCQ encoded by the coding sequence ATGAGTACAATACAACTCAATCTTTCCGATAGGTTATCACCAGGGACGTGTGTGGGTCGGTTTGTCGTGGGGCAATGGTTGGCTTCTGGCGGAACTGCTGATATTTATGGTTGTTATCCAACCTCTGATGCTCCCCCAAGTTCTACGGAAGCCTATCGTTATGTAATTAAACTATTCCGGTTCCAAGGCGATGCGGAGCAGTACGATCGTCGTGTTCGACTTTTCGAAAAGGAAGTGTCCACATTAAGGGGGTTGGCAGGAAACATACACATTATCAATGTCTTAGAACATGGTGAATACGTTACTAAGACCAATACAACTGGCCGTCCATTTTGTGTATTACCGCTTATGTCTGGCGGAACCCTTACGAGTTTGGTGCATCACACCCAATTGACCGCAGACCAAACGGTCAACATTGCGCTTGGCTTGGTAGATGCACTTCAGTTTGCTCATCAGCGGGCTATTTTACATTGTGATATTAAACCAGACAATGTGATGTTAGACGACAGCCTGAATCCGATCTGGATAGACTTTGGGATTGCCAAGGAAATAGATACCCGAACGGATGTGGTTTCTGTAATGAGCGAAGTGGGGAATGTAGCTGTTGGTACAGCGCCGTATATGTCGCCAGAGCACTTTGCAGGGCGTCACGCACTTTGCCCACAATCCGACTTATGGAGCATGGGAGTGCTCATGGTACGGATGCTTACCCGTACATACCCTTTTGGTATGCACTTCGAGCAAGTACGGCAGCGGACACTCATCCAACGTTGGGAGACGTTAGGGCAACTACCAGCTTTTAAGGACAGTGGCTTGCCTGTAGATATCTCGAATGAAATGCAGGCCGTTTTGCTAAAGTGCCTACAAGTGGAACTAGAGGATCGCTACCAAACAGCGGTGGAGTTAAAAGCCGATTTGTTGGCCCTTCAACAACATCGTGTCCCATCCTATGCACTACCTGAGCAGGCCGCTATCGCCGAAACAGAATCCATGACGATGGAAGTAACGATGCCTTTGGAGCCAGATCAAGGTGCCAGCAGGCTAACAGAAAAAGAAACCCCACAAGGCAAAAAGATTCTCCGATGGCTTGGACTTGGATTGCTAATAATGGGGGCCAGTTTTGGCAGCGCGATGATGGCAAACCGTTTTTTTGGCAACTCCCCGTCTGAGTTAAACAATACCCAGACGGGGGAGCCAAAATCCACTTCGATGAATCCATTGCGCCCAGATCAAGCCTCAAACGATACGGCCCTGCTTGCCCATAGGAATGTACCTCAAGGCAACCCGGCCACTACACCCCGCATGGATCCTGGTAATCTGGTACGCATTGCCCCAACAAACCCGCCCGTCCTCGACTCCGGCACAAACGCTGGACAGCCAGCCAAAGGTCCTATCCATTCAAGCCCTCAAACAAATGCTTCTCCCCAAACGCCTGAAAAAGTAATGGTGACCTTTGTCCCAAACGTAAATTATGATGCGAGCAAATCGGTAATTAACCACAAAAGCTACAACCCCTCTATGGGGATGGTTAAACCTTTTGAATATTATATCGGTCAAACTGTAGAGTGGAGTATCGTCGGGAATGGCGAGTTTGCCGGAAAAGTATGTACAGGCCGAGAAGTCCTCACCGGCAATAGGTCTTCCAAAATATTTTGGACCCAAAGTTGTCAATAA
- a CDS encoding bifunctional (p)ppGpp synthetase/guanosine-3',5'-bis(diphosphate) 3'-pyrophosphohydrolase translates to MHPITSWSATIQKALEEAPLDDVFSERLASLLDMCRQHLLRVDADLIHRAFILGHWAHRHDKRKSGEKFFFHPIAVAEIVASDIRVDDLSVAAALLHDTVEDTAMSLDMVRGEFGEEMAVVINGLTKIDEVFEKKEIGRAENWRKLILYMASDIRVIMVKFADRLHNMRTIGAKKPEAQLRIAHETMDFFVPLAHRFGVFKVKSELEDLCLKVTDRPMYNTIARGLEEKKEERDQYIAQFMEPIKNELTDAGFSFDIKGRSKSIFSIYNKMTRQGKSLEDIYDLYAIRIIMHRGASKGKEDCWRAYSLITDQYKPLPDRFRDFISMPKSNGYQSLHTTVLGPKGKRVEIQIRSKEMDEIAERGVAAHWKYKEGSGTSQNASESLYAWVRDAFVSQEASENASEFVKDFRLNFYTEEIHVLTPKGDVITLPKDATPVDFAFQVHTEVGLHCVGAKVNGKMVPLPTKLKNGDEVEVLTSKRQTPNSDWIKFVVTQKAKSQVRAWINERKRKAIEKGKELLTKKLKKFKPELTEAQFEKYVRQFKYNKSYDLYHDIGAELLDPDEFIRFVQQRVDQGHEKEPPTVETFLVDNKQFESFLGAAQSNGHGALRINGEEVAENLIIQYASCCNPIPGDEVFGLTSSGRGIRIHRTNCKNAKDLLLNHSDRILEAEWSKNAAVTFVTGIKVIGTDRLGMFNDISTVISKSLKLNIRSILVNSDQGHGYFEGTIVVDVHDISELHTLIQRLYTVEGVQAVYRYEG, encoded by the coding sequence ATGCATCCTATAACATCTTGGTCTGCGACTATTCAGAAAGCCTTGGAAGAAGCGCCGCTAGACGATGTATTTTCCGAGCGGCTAGCTTCTCTTTTAGACATGTGTCGGCAACACTTACTGCGGGTAGATGCCGATCTCATCCACCGGGCTTTTATTCTTGGCCATTGGGCACATCGCCATGATAAACGTAAGTCTGGAGAGAAGTTTTTTTTCCACCCGATTGCAGTTGCCGAAATTGTAGCAAGTGATATCCGGGTGGATGATCTGAGTGTCGCAGCGGCTTTGCTCCATGATACGGTAGAAGACACCGCAATGTCGCTCGACATGGTTCGGGGAGAATTTGGAGAAGAGATGGCTGTGGTGATTAATGGTCTGACCAAAATAGACGAGGTTTTTGAGAAAAAAGAAATCGGACGGGCGGAAAACTGGCGCAAACTGATTTTGTATATGGCCTCCGACATTCGCGTGATTATGGTAAAATTTGCAGACCGACTACACAATATGCGCACCATTGGAGCCAAAAAACCAGAAGCCCAACTCCGGATAGCACATGAAACGATGGATTTTTTTGTGCCGTTGGCCCACCGATTTGGTGTCTTTAAAGTCAAGAGTGAACTGGAAGACCTATGCCTGAAAGTGACCGATCGTCCGATGTACAATACCATTGCCCGTGGCTTAGAGGAAAAAAAGGAGGAGCGGGATCAATATATTGCCCAGTTCATGGAGCCTATTAAAAATGAATTGACAGATGCTGGTTTTAGCTTCGATATAAAGGGTCGGTCAAAAAGTATTTTTTCCATCTATAACAAGATGACCCGGCAGGGAAAATCATTGGAAGACATCTACGACTTGTATGCCATTCGTATCATTATGCACCGAGGGGCCTCTAAGGGGAAAGAAGATTGTTGGCGGGCGTATTCACTAATTACAGATCAATACAAGCCGTTACCAGACCGTTTTCGGGATTTTATCTCCATGCCCAAGTCTAATGGTTACCAGAGTTTACATACTACGGTATTGGGGCCAAAGGGTAAGCGCGTGGAAATCCAGATCCGATCTAAAGAAATGGATGAAATTGCTGAGCGTGGTGTAGCTGCTCACTGGAAATACAAAGAAGGTAGCGGTACTTCTCAGAATGCATCGGAAAGTTTATATGCTTGGGTACGAGATGCTTTTGTTTCGCAGGAAGCCTCCGAAAATGCTTCTGAATTTGTTAAAGATTTCCGGCTTAATTTCTATACAGAAGAAATACATGTTCTTACCCCCAAGGGGGATGTGATAACCCTGCCGAAAGATGCAACTCCGGTGGACTTTGCCTTTCAGGTTCATACGGAAGTGGGGCTGCATTGCGTAGGGGCTAAGGTGAATGGGAAAATGGTCCCGCTGCCAACCAAACTTAAAAATGGGGATGAAGTGGAAGTCCTAACTTCCAAACGCCAAACGCCGAACTCAGACTGGATCAAGTTTGTTGTGACCCAAAAAGCGAAGTCTCAAGTTAGGGCATGGATCAATGAGCGCAAACGGAAAGCCATTGAGAAGGGGAAGGAACTACTCACTAAAAAACTGAAGAAGTTTAAGCCGGAGTTGACAGAAGCCCAGTTCGAAAAATATGTCCGACAGTTTAAATATAATAAATCCTATGACTTATACCACGACATTGGTGCAGAATTATTAGATCCGGACGAGTTCATCCGCTTTGTTCAACAGCGTGTCGATCAAGGGCATGAAAAGGAGCCCCCGACCGTAGAAACCTTTCTGGTGGATAATAAGCAGTTTGAGAGCTTCTTAGGAGCCGCACAGTCAAATGGTCATGGCGCTCTACGGATTAATGGGGAGGAAGTGGCCGAGAACCTGATCATCCAGTATGCAAGCTGCTGTAATCCTATTCCCGGTGATGAGGTCTTTGGGCTAACCAGTTCTGGGCGTGGGATTCGTATTCATCGTACCAATTGCAAAAATGCCAAAGACTTACTTTTGAACCATTCGGACAGAATTTTAGAGGCAGAATGGAGTAAGAATGCAGCCGTTACGTTTGTAACAGGAATTAAAGTGATTGGTACCGATCGGCTGGGGATGTTCAATGATATCTCAACAGTCATTTCAAAGTCGCTCAAGTTAAATATTCGTTCTATTCTGGTAAATAGCGATCAGGGCCACGGATATTTTGAGGGCACCATTGTCGTTGATGTACATGACATCAGTGAATTGCACACGTTAATTCAGCGCCTCTATACGGTAGAAGGCGTTCAGGCAGTGTACCGATACGAGGGTTAA